TAGTTGGTCTGCCTCGTTTGTTAATTGTATGATCTCAACAAGTTTCATGCTAAAGAAAATTAAGCTTTTAAAAACCATTCATACCTGTACAGAAATGAAACTTGATTTGCATCAAATTACTGGGCATATCACCTTTAACTTTTGCTGGAATCGTCATTTTTATCGAACAAAGGGTCATATTACAGTTTTTAAACTATAATATTCTCTATTTTTGGTTAACTAACTCCTAAATTTTACAAGAACTACACATAATTGAcgaaacagttagtaatttagtttttattctCGTAAGTAGATTTACTGTTAGCGTAAAtagtctgttccatgtcaggtcattggctttaattttcaaatttctccaattttttacaaatgtaactgtttcagattctattttatgaaatttgacatattaaaaaaacataaattgcaGAAAATGGACGCATTTAAGGAATGTGATGACCCAAGTTCGGGATTAGTTCAATTAAAAGTAGAGGGCATTATaattaattgacctaaaaataaaaagtattgtCCTAATCGACATAAAATTAGAGCATATTGTCCTTAATAATTAATTGACCTTGATGTATAAATTCAAGGACTGCGACGACCCtttgttcaatttttatttgtatatgcTCAGTTCAAGTCCTGCACAAATTCTTCAAACTGTTTCTTGGTTCCATAGCTCAGTTGCCAAAGAATATGAATAATTTATGCATGCAATCAATAGttcaaaagaagttaaaaaCTAGTTATAAACAAATAGATCTTCCATTTTTGTTAAACATTTTTGGAATAAAATGAGCTACATTTAAACAGATTCTGACATGACTAAACTGCCAAAAAAATCAACTTAACTGCATACATGAACTGACGAACAGTTCGCCATACAATTCATTTAAATGAGCTGAGCTGCTTGTGGCACTTACAGTTACACCCCTTCGCAGTTGCGATCCGATATAGACGTGCTATTTTTGGCCATTCCTCGCCAATATCCCTTCTACACTATTCATGTAGGATATGACATTCTTGGATAGACAAATGTTGAAGAGAACTTAAATCTTGAAGTCCTCTATGTAAAGATACTAAATTTTTACATTCTGATAGGGCCAATGAACGAAGTAACGTAAGATTCGCTAACCAGTTTGGCAATGCCAGCAAACCAAGACAACCTGAGATTTCCAAATATTGCAGGGTAGTCATATATTGTAATCCATGTGGAAGAGGATAATTTTTGAAGGTTTAAAATGGACAAACTTCTAAAGGCACACATATGCTTCAAATCATCAGGCAAAGACGACAATCGCGAATAATACATGATGGTTAGATGCTCTAATGATGAAAGAAATTGAATTTCATGTGGCAGTTCTGTAAGGCTATTGCAATTCTCAATGGATAAAGACCGAAGAGATTTCAAACCTTCAATGTCTCCTAGCAAAGAGACAAGACTATGGCACCCGACTATTTCTAAAGACTCTAAAGAAGTGAGCTTTTACAATCCATGTGGCAGACAACAGAGCTCCTCGCACCAACAAACCACTAATGACTTGAGATTTATCAGCTCTGTTACACTGGCAGAGATTGTGCAGAGCCTCGGGCAAGAGCTAACCACTAAGGACTCGAGAAGAGAGTTGCTTCGAAGCAAATTCTCCAAGTAAACCAACTCTGAATATCCATTAATGACAAGAAAAGAGAGTGATGTTAGGTTTGACACGGACTCGAGCATCACATGGTCACAATTGTGTAGCTCTAGATTTCGAAAAAATGGGAAAGACGAGATGTTTCTCAGCTTTATACATTTTTTGATGATCAACTTGGCTAGAGAACAAAAATATTGTGTACTATTAAAGTTCCACCAAGTTTGTAAGTTACGAAACTTCACGAGCGAGAGCTCTTCCAATGATGGAAATGCTTTAATTGTTTGACCATAGAAATGATTGTCGATACTTCTCACTGGATCCATTCCTTACAAGTAGAGGATCTTAAGGAAGGGAAGCTGACCGAGTGCAGGAGGTTCTTCGCACCTTCTGCAATTAGTCAACACAAGCTCAGTAATGTTcgagatttttaaaaaatccaaCCATCTTGGAAACTGCAGTCCTTGGTGCTCCTTTATAGacaacttttttaaatatttatgcggCTGGAGGTTGTTGAGCACTCTCTCTGCTTTGCCATCGTCTATGTTGTTAGAGCACATACCACTTTGATCATTTCCCCAAGATAGATCCAATGACTGTAGGTTTTTCCCAATCAAGTCTGCTTCCGCTATTTCCGCTGCCTCCCTCACATTCTCCAAGAGTCGAACATTCAACTGCCCTCCGAGGTTCAAGTTTCCCAGCTCCCTAATGCTTTCCGCTCTTTCGCTTCCCACAATAAATTATAGACAATGTATGAAGATATAAAAGTTTTCCCATCAATGGTGGTATTTTACTGAGCCTGTCACAACCATTTAAGAGTAAATGCCTTAGCTTAGACATCCTGGCTATGCCCATTAGCAACTCAATGAGATCATAGCAACCAGAAAGATTCATCACTTGTAAATTGCCAAGACTACAAACACTTTCAAGCAAGTTTTTAATATGAGTATTAGACATGTCGAGGTATCTTAAGAATATGAAGGAATAAATTGATTCACTTAGCCTTTTAATGCCACTACCGCTTAAATTTAGCACCCGCAAATATCTGAAATTTGAAAATACATCAGAAGGTACCTCTCCAAGGTCTCATTCCGGTAACGATAAAATGAGGGTTCGCAACTTCTTTGCTTCATACATAACTTCTGGAATTGTACGAAAGCTGAAAGTACATATCATTGAAGAGTGGCGAATTCGGGCGAAACTTTACGACACTTTGTCCTCTTCAACCCATACATATTCATTCCCTGCAATAGATTGCACCAGATCATGAATGAGGCCATGCATTTTGCATTCAATAATATTTCCATTGTCACTTTTGTGCATAACTTGAAAGAAACGCGTCCACAACAAATCATTAAATTACTCCTCTTAAAAACTCTAATGTTTTCCTTCCTTCAGGTGATTGAATCAGTCCTGTAGCTATCCTAAGATGAATCAGCATTTCCTTATTGATTATGTAGTTTCTAGGAAAGATTGAACAATACGCAAAGCATGCTTTAAAATGGGATGGTAAATGACTGTAACTCAACCTTAAGGCAGGAAGAATGTCATGTTCACTTTAATCCAGATCCCAAACATCACTATCCTGCACAAGAAGCCAATATCTTTCGTCTCTTTTTAAGTGAACCAAGCCTCCAAGAGTCCTTGCAGCTAAAGGTACACCACCAAATTTCTTCACTATTTCCTTAACAATTGGGAACAGGTTCCTATGCTTGTCTTCATCGTGCCCAAAAGCTTGTTTCTTGAACAAAGACCAGCATTCATCATCAAACAGACCTCCTAAACTATGAATGTAAGTAGTGCCCATTATCGACGCAACCTTTTCACTCCGGGTGGTGACAATGATTGTACTCCCCTGCAAACCACCTAGTAACGATGTTCTTAATTTATCCCAGTTACTATCATCCTCATTCCAGACATCGTCTAGCACGAGCAAATATCTCTTCACAATCAATAGTTCTTGAAGTCGAAATTGCAACGTATCCATTTGAGTGAAATTGCATTAAAACCTTTTTGACAAATTCAAGAATAGAGCTCGTGATTTTCTCGACGTCAAAATCATCATTTACACATACCCATATCTCTAAATCAAAGTGTTTAGCTACCCTCTCATCATTGTAAACTAATTGAGCAAGTGTTGTTTTACCAATACCACCTAAACCAACAATGGACACTATAGAAATATCACTTGAAAAACTACTACTGCTATTATTATCAACTGTAACTAAAACTTTTACAATCTTCTCTTCCAAACACTTCTGATTCATTTACACAAAACCCAGTACGCCTTATTCTTCTTCTGctactactactactattactactactactactactactactactaccaGTTCTTATATCTTGCTCTCTCAAGTGAAAATTAGATCTATCTTCAGCTAAAGATTCTAAAGTTTGGTTGATCTGTGTTAATCTTGGATACATGCTAATACGGTTAAAAAACTGACCCGATAAAGGGTAAAATCTCGTACCTGCTGAATAAACCCACTATAAGTTCCAGATTGAAGGGCTTTTAGAGAGAATTCATCAAGAAAATCTTCAACATCGTAAGCAACTTGTTTGAGGTCTGAACACAGAATCTTGAAAGCTCTGCTACTCAGTTGTTGCTCTTCTGCATCTTCAAGAACAACTTTAAAAGCTTTTAACTTGTGACAAAGAAGAGTCACCTGTGTTTCCGAGCCAAATTGATTGGGAATTGTTTGCACCAATGGTGTGCTCAATTTCTCAAAAATCACTTGGAGAAGTGGAGATACAACTATGTCTGCCATATTCAGGTAAGAAAATTGAATCTTTGGATACGAATTTACTTCGCTTGACTGCCCACAAATTAAAGTTGACTTAATATAAGATAATTCATAAATAAAGACTTAAAGGAAacgcttaatgccttaaaaaaaccccaacCTTTCATCcttttttcaatcctaccctgacgttgaaaatttgtcaattttaccccattttgcattatttcatttcaattgtaccctaaaacataaaattgacctttatttatttgacaaaagttcaaaagaattatttaaaaatgatcaatttaatataaaaagttaatctaatacaaaaggatcaatttagagagtttttaccaataaaaaaaggtcaattttatgctttagggtacaattgaaataaaaaaatacaaaatagggtaaaatttactgatttgcaacgtcagggtagtattgaaaaggggatgaaaggtcaggttttttttaagacattaggcctaaaagaaaacatattcatttatttttggcctaattacttaaaaaccacccacattgtaacttttttttcatttataccatgacttaggaaaattttcagttgtaccctattttcgatttttatgtttcatttgtaccctaaaattaaaaaaattaataatttaattaatttaagaataaaaatattaaaaataagatacataaatgattaacattaacattttatcagaatataggttaaaaataaaggactaatttaaactcttttttaaaaaaataggtcaattcaactcattagggtagagataaaacataaaaataaaaaatagggtacaattgaaattttttctaggtcatggtataaatgaaaaaaattacaagatgggtggtttttaagtaattaggcctttatttttttattggtttaGAATTTTTTCCGTTTGAAGGAGAGAAAAGGATAGATTtggttttgaaatttgtttttggaCTCCAGTGAAAGTTTAGGGGCCAAATAGACTTTTATCCATCGACAAACCGAGAAATCAAAAATCAGAAAACAAACAATCTGTTCTgaagaatcaaatcaaaactcgAAATTAGGGTTAGGGCGGAAGCGAAAAAGAGAGAGGAGGGGATACTAAAAAATGGTGGGATGGGATCCAAACACGAAATCAACACTAACCCAGATCCCACTTCTAACAACAAAAGCAGGGCCTAGAGACGGAGCAGCATGGACGCAGAGATTAAAGGAAGAGTACAAGGGTTTAATCGCCTACACCCAGATGAACAAATCAAAAGATAACGATTGGTTTCGAATCTCAGCAGCCAATCCCGAAGGGACTCGTTGGACAGGCAAGTGCTGGTATGTCCATAATCTCCTCAAGTACGAATTTGATCTCCAATTTGATATCCCCGTTACTTATCCTTCCACTGCTCCGGAGCTAGAGTTGCCGCAGCTCGATGGCAAGACCCAGAAGGttgtttttgcattttttttttaatttttcttgctTAAAGATTGTCAAATTTTCTTCGGGgaagtttgattaattttacGTTCTTTGTGTTGTTTATAGATGTATAGAGGAGGCAAGATTTGTTTGACTATTCATTTCAAGCCGCTTTGGGCTAAAAACTGGTATGCTGGAAGCTTAATTTTTACTTGTTACTTGGGTTGTTTGCTTAATCCGGTAATTGGATTTTTCGTAGATTTTTGGTATGTTTGACTGCTTTAAGAAATTTTATCAGGCCGATAGAAGCAAAATTAATCAATATGGTTTCTACATTTTTTTCTAACATTGAAATCACAGAAGTGTAGGATTTTAACTTCTCTGAGCTAAATTATGACTAGGGTGAAATGTGGAACAATTTCAAGCATACTATAATTACTATTACTAGTTTTTGCTAGATTTTTGTTTACTTTATTTCTATTGGTATTTCATCGACatagtaaattgtttttttaattaattatgacTGCATTCATCTTACTATGAACTTTACTCTTGGTATTCATACTATGGTTGTGTTTTGTTCTATTTCTTTAGTGTTTCATTTTCTGCTTGGGCATGAGCTTTATTTGGTAGAATGGAAAATTGGCATGAGCTTAATATAGAAGCTTGAGAGTATAACAAAAAAGCTAATCCCTTCATGACTGCTCAGGAAGTTGCAGAAGCTTCAGAATTAATCTACTTAACCGCAGCTATTTTCAGTCTGTGAGAGTTATTCACAGGAGCCCTGCTTGCTCAGTTCTTTATATTTTTGAGCAGACTATTATCTTAGTTTGTTAATTTGGTTATCTAACTCATTTCTAATAAGACCGCTTTTGTGACCCAAGTAGCCTTTTAAGCTACCTTTTCTTTATGTAGAGACGCGAGTTTGAAACATCTGATAGTGTTGGATGTATAAACCTGAGTGAGCACTATTCTGTACCCCCATGAGCACCATAATTCTCCGTTAAAATCTAAGATACAGggtgttcttttttttttttttttaaactgtaaaCAATAGCTTATACTTGTTCGCTTCTTGAACTTTGTTTAtgcttttcagtttttttaatattttcatttgcTATTTTCCAGCCGGAAGAGTTTAAATTTTTCTGTTGATATGGCAGTCCCAGGTTTGGCATAGCACATGCACTTTGTTTGGGTCTTGCTCCATGGCTCGCGGCAGAGGTTCCTATTCTTGTAGACTCGGGCATGATCAAGCACAAAGACGATACTGCTGCTACCAGTGAATCTTAATTACTTAACATACTGGTTGAAAAAGTAATGCCTTTTAATTTCTCAGTCCTTACCTTTGTTAAAGAAAATAAAGCCCAAGGCATGAGTTGATATTTTATAGGATGTTCATTGTGTACAATTCATCTGCAGAAACATCATTTGTAACTTTCTGTTTAATGAAATACACACTTCGGTGTTCACAACACCCTTAGAATCTAAATGtgcaggctaataatcacccatggcccctcaactttaggggtacgggcgctaaaccccctgaagtttaaaaacgggcgctaaaccccctgaactttgaggcggcgctcacaaaaccccttttggacgaaatatgaccaaaatacccctggcgccgttttttcagtcaactgacattttaaaaaaaaaattctgacactgtcatatcatctgacacgtcagaaatatatcttaaaaatttgaaaaacccaaaatacccctaatttaatttaaaaaaaataatcaaaccaacccaatttaatataaaccaatCTATCAACCCAaaaaccgacccaaccaccaccccacccgccacccgaccaccgccggaaaattttccggtcatcttctccgagatgaccggaaaattttccggtcatcgtGGAAGAACGACGGAtctgttcttccacgaagaacagacccatctgggtctgttcttcgtggaagaacagacggatctgttcttccacgaagaacagacccatctgggtctgttcttcgtggaagaacagcccggatctgttcttccacgaagaacagatccaaggtctgttcttcgtggaagaacaggcctgggatctgttcttccacgaagaacagaccGGCCGGAAAATGTTTCGTCCATGGCGGTGGTCGGACGTGGTGGCCGGAGAGCGGTGGGGTGGTGGTTCGGGTGAAAGTGGTTTGGTTGGATGTTCTTGGGTTGATTTGATTGGGTTGGgtgttttaggggtattttaggtgttttaattttttagggtagtttggtgacgtggcagctgacgtggcagcactatttattttattttttttttgaaaaaaaagtcagttgactgaaaaaacggcgccaggggtattttggtcatatttcgtccaaaaggggttttgagagcgccgcctcaaagttcagggggtttagcgcccgtttttaaacttcagggggtttagcgcccgtacccttaaagttgaggtgccatgggtgattattagccaaatgTGCACTACTTAGTACTTACTAGAATATTCTCCTTTTCTGCCAATACTTGTTTGCTTTTAGTTGTGTAATTTATCAATAATAGAGTGGCTTTGCAAATTAAGTTTTGCAATCACACAACACTTTTAAATCTTGGCCAACACCAGgcaattttttgataaataaatggTAATGTGAACTCACGAATGTACGCTATTCCTGCTTCtatattaacattttttaattggaaaattgctctgataatttttttgatttatattgtaattaaaaCATCCTAAAGTtcataatttgttttgtaattaattcaattgtaaattgattttattgacCCTATTTGTTAACTATATGATCTCAACAATAAGATATTCGGTCTCATCTCCAGCTCTTGGTACAGAGATAGGAAATAAATAGAATGGAACCAAGATCATTTAGATGTTCATCTGAAAGGGTCGCCTCTGCTTTGTATGAGTGCAAGTTTCATGCGCAAGAAAATTGAGCTTCGTATCGTGCTTGCACAGGGGAAAAAAATTGAATCGCATCACTCTGATCTTATTATATATTCTATCATGCACCAAAGAACTTTAGAAGTCTTCAGTCAAACAAATTTTCATATGACATAACATTTGTATAAAACACGGAATCATGAATTACACGACATTTCCGAAATGTCTCAAGCCACACTCGATCCTAAATAACAATCCCAATAATATTAATGCAACTTCAAGTAAGAAAAACGAGTTGATGGCGAGTCTCTTCTTATTTCTCCACACCTCGCTCCAAACCAATCTGATCAGAAAATAGGACCAGCTGCAAGAATCTCCTCAGTCAGCTTGTTGTCTTTCCCAATCTTATAATTTGCAAACACCTCAAAATTTTTCCTGAACAGACCACCCAGCTTCAATAGTGTATCATTGTAGGCTGTCTTATCTGGCCACTGCAATCAACAAAGTTAAAATGCATGAATAGAGATATTTGTACAGTTCGATACTATGCCAAGTTTGATTCAGAAAAAGTGAATCAAAAGTGGAAGAAGCCAGCTTACAGCGTTAATTGGCTCCAGGATTTCTGAAGGCACGCCCTCAATTTCTGTTGGAATTTCAAGCCCAAAAATTTCTGTCTTGTTATAATTTGCCTTCAATAGTTCGCCTGAATGTATTGCGTCAATGATTCTCCGAGTGTATGCTAACTTCATACGTTTTCCTGATCCGTAGCTACCTCCTGACCACCCGGTATTGACTAGCCATCCTGTAGCTCCATGCTTCTGCATTTTTTCGGCCAACATAGCTGCATATTTTGTAGGATGCAGCATGATAAATGCTGCACCAAAGCAAGCTGAAAATGTTGCCTGTGGCTCCTTAATACCATCCTCTGTACCAGCCACCTGTTTGAGAAAATGGGATACTAATTAACCACCGGAAAATCTAATGCACCTAGGAGACATCTACTGAGCAATgttgtatttaaagaaaaacaGCTTTAACAAGTACCAGAGCAGTATAACCACTTATGAAGTGATACATAGTTTGTGCCAAGCTCAGCTTGCTCACAGGTGGGAGAACACCGAATGCATCACAAGCCAGAAGGATAACATTCTTTGGATGGGGCCCAACACACGGAATCTTAGCATTTGGAATGTACTCAATAGGAT
This region of Mercurialis annua linkage group LG1-X, ddMerAnnu1.2, whole genome shotgun sequence genomic DNA includes:
- the LOC126673935 gene encoding putative disease resistance protein RGA3; the protein is MADIVVSPLLQVIFEKLSTPLVQTIPNQFGSETQVTLLCHKLKAFKVVLEDAEEQQLSSRAFKILCSDLKQVAYDVEDFLDEFSLKALQSGTYSGFIQQVRDFTLYRINQTLESLAEDRSNFHLREQDIRTGSSSSSSSSSNSSSSSRRRIRRTGFCVNESEVFGREDCGIGKTTLAQLVYNDERVAKHFDLEIWVCVNDDFDVEKITSSILEFVKKRYLLVLDDVWNEDDSNWDKLRTSLLGGLQGSTIIVTTRSEKVASIMGTTYIHSLGGLFDDECWSLFKKQAFGHDEDKHRNLFPIVKEIVKKFGGVPLAARTLGGLVHLKRDERYWLLVQDSDVWDLD
- the LOC126686708 gene encoding ubiquitin-fold modifier-conjugating enzyme 1 isoform X1 codes for the protein MVGWDPNTKSTLTQIPLLTTKAGPRDGAAWTQRLKEEYKGLIAYTQMNKSKDNDWFRISAANPEGTRWTGKCWYVHNLLKYEFDLQFDIPVTYPSTAPELELPQLDGKTQKMYRGGKICLTIHFKPLWAKNCPRFGIAHALCLGLAPWLAAEVPILVDSGMIKHKDDTAATSES
- the LOC126686708 gene encoding ubiquitin-fold modifier-conjugating enzyme 1 isoform X2; the protein is MVGWDPNTKSTLTQIPLLTTKAGPRDGAAWTQRLKEEYKGLIAYTQMNKSKDNDWFRISAANPEGTRWTGKCWYVHNLLKYEFDLQFDIPVTYPSTAPELELPQLDGKTQKMYRGGKICLTIHFKPLWAKNCRKSLNFSVDMAVPGLA